The sequence below is a genomic window from Strix uralensis isolate ZFMK-TIS-50842 chromosome 11, bStrUra1, whole genome shotgun sequence.
ATCAAGTTTAGCTGCTTAATGATTTATATTCCAATCAAAGGCAGGGGATTTTAAGATGCAGCTCTCAGGTGTTGTGCCACAGATGATAATAGTGGACCTTAATAATTCATTTAGCTCTGTAGTCAGCAGTTAAGGATTTGGCTGCTTGTTGGCACTTTCTGGACAGATACCTGACAGGCTGGGCATAGAAAACTAGGGGTTTTTTCAGCCAGAAGAGTTTGGCCCTCCAAATTGTTGCAGGACATTTAGCATGGTGCATGGAACATCTACAACAATCGCTTTTCTGCCTATAATGTGTATTCTTTTTGGAATAAATGAAGGAATTCAGTCTGTAGCCAGGAATTGTGGACAGTCTCaacaagcaaagtgaacactgaTGCAATGCTATCAAGTCTAGTGAAATCTTGTGAATGACTTCATTATTTTTGAGTACAAAAGTGGTATTACTTTGATAACCAGCTACCATAAGCACAAGGTCTCTTTTCCAGAAGaggtgatactttttttttcttgattgtttttCAGGCTTAATGTAGAAGTCAAATGACCACATGTGTTGATTCTGTTGGTTCCATGGAAACATAGCCTATTATTCCAATGCAATTATCTATTTActgatgtattttaaagaaatagtctCACACTCTCTACAGCTTGAGTAATACTGTTTGTAAGCTACAAATGAGCAAGTGTTCAATTTAAATTTCCCTTGAGGAAACATGAATTGAGTGTTTTTGCATATCAGCACTATATGCTGTCAGATTGTAAACCAGTACAAGTTTTGGATGATTAAAGTACTGTATtcttgtggttttggggttttgtttgcttggtttttttaaatagtagaCTGACTCAACTTAAAGTTGACCCATGCCTTTATATCAACCTTTACTTTCTCTTCTCTGGTAGGAAAGTGAGTGACCAAATGGCACTTCTGGAGGTAAAGGGCTGTGACTGCGGGACTCTATTTTCACACAGCAGGCACCCGAAAGATGTGTAAGAGCTGATAAAGCAAGTGACAGCATATTGTCATGCATATTCAATCCATACAAGCAAGCAAAGAAGAAATGGGGTGGGATGTTAGGCTGCTTTGTGCAGCATTATTTGAGCCGCATTTGGCAACGGCAAGGTGTAGAGTTAAGGACAAACTACACTCCCTTTCCTGGACACAGGGGCTAAGAGTCTTCCACCCTTCAGCTGAGTGTGCAGTGTCTCACCTATGGAAACAGTGGGTGGACTGAGCTCATCTCCCCTTCAGTATCAATGCTGAAGAAACAGGAGCCAGGGGTAATACTAGTGTGTGTGGTTTATAAGCAAGGAACTGACTGAGAACTTGTACTTAAAACTCGATCTTGGGGGAGCTAATAGGAGGAATTTAAGTGTCAATAATAGGAACAGAGAGTACCTACGAAGTAACACTGTGTGGGCTCGGCAGCTGGGCGGGTAactcatgttttgttttgctgctgcctgctctaGGCCTCGGTGCCCTGACAGGCCCTGTACGGGTGGCTGGGACCAAATCCGCCATCACCGTTTTCTCGCAATGCCACTCTCCGCGTTAATAAGCCGTTCCCGCTTCCTCGGGCTACCGCCGTCACCGCCCGGCCGGCTGTCCCCGACACGCGTTTATCCCTGACGGCAGCGGATTCCCCAGTAACGGCCGTGGGGCGCGGCCCCTTTAAGAGGCGGTGCTTCCGCTCCTGGCGGGGCCGTGCGGCGCTCCGTAGTTGCGGCGCTCCGTAGGTGCGTCACTGAGCGGCGCCGGCGGGTTGGCAGTGGGCGCGCGGCCGTTGTggggcgccggcggggccgtCCGTCCGTCCTCTCGCCATGGCCGACATGGAGGACCTCTTCGGCAGCGACGCCGACTCGGAGGCTGAGCAGAAAggtgcggggggcggcggcgccccttcccttccctccccgctCGACGGCGCCCCGCAGGCCGGCCTGGCGCGGGCCGCGCCGCCCTCCCCTTCCCTCGTCCCTCCCGCAGCCCTCAACCgcggggagggagcgggcggggggcggcagggTACGGGAGATGGAGCGAAGCGGGCGGGTGGTGCCGACCCCTAGACTGAGGGCTTAGCGCACCTCCTCCTGAGGGCACTGCTCAGGCAGCGGGCGTTGCCCCGGGCCTCCTTTGCACACCTGCCTTTCTGACCAGAAGGCAAAGAAGACCGCGTTCGGGTAGCTGTCTGCCACTTAAAAACCCCTCGGTGCAGTGAGGGCGTTCTGAGCCCTGCAGCAGGGCATGCCTTCCTCTTGACGTGCTCTGAAGTAAAGACCCTGGTCTCGCAGCTGGGACTCCATGAAAAAGCGATTTGCAGTGATTGTTTTCCAGCACTTCAGCCAAGGAAAACCATgatgggaaacaaaagcaaatcgTACTTCTGAAATTGGTAACCTTTAATAATATGCTTGCTTAGAGCTGTTTGGATTTGAGATGGTGAAAACAAGGCATGTTCCCTGTTTGCCCCTTGTTATCTGGAAAAGTTTTAGCTGTCATCAGCATCTAAAGAAAAGTGATGGAACACCTCCTGATTTAAgtcatttgtatatttttaaaatgcttagctcaatttctgtaaattatttttcagtggagatgtttctggtttttttcctgcttgaaaTGGCATTCACCAAGCATTCAGGAGTAGCTCCATTGTAACAAACATGGCAGCGTACGTAAGACAGCTCACGTGGGTTAAAGACATGATGCCAGTTTTAGATTTGTAGGATCTCATAAGCCATACATATGTGTTTACTTATTTTAAGTCCTCACTATTtcaaattttatcttcttttgtgTAATTGCTTATTCTTTCTACAGCTTTAGAATCTTAGATTAATAGCTTGTGGCATCCATCATTTTTCATTGTGTCTTTTATGGGCTGTGCCTTTATTAGACATTTTATTGTTCTAGATAACTCTTACAGTTCGTTCTTACAGTTGTCTGTGTGTTCTCTCTCTGGGTTTTGGCAGggggattgattttttttttttttaagcaatgcCCCTCATCTTATGTGCATCCTTGTAGGGACATTTTAACTCTTGAAAAGgtgatgtttgtttttcagattctGATTCTGGATCTGAATCTGATTCTGATCAGGAGAATGCCGGCTCTGGTAGTAATGCTTCTGGAAGTGACAGTGACCAGGATGATGACAGAGAGGCAATAAAACCTAGTAATAAGGAGTTATTTGGAGATGATAGTGAGGATGAAGGGGCATCCCATCACACAGGGAGTGACAACCACTCTGAAAGATCCTACAATCGCTCTGAAGCTTCAGGACATTCTGAGCATGAAGATAATGATCAGTCAGATGTGGACCAGCACAGTGTTTCAGAAGCTGCTCATGATGATGAGGAAGATGATCATGGGCATGGATCAGATGAAGGCAGTCATCATTCCGAGGGAGATGGTTCTGAAAAAGCACATTCAGAGGATGAGAAGTGGGGAAAGGAGGACAAAAGCGATCAGTCTGACGATGAGGAGAGGCAGCAGAACTCTGACGATGAGGAGAGGCAGCAGAACTCTGATGATGAGGAGAAAGTGCAGAACTCTGATGAAGATGAAAGGCCACAGATATCTGATGATGAGGAGAGACTCCAGAACTCAGATGAGGAGAAAATGCAGAACTCTGATGATGAGGAGAGGCCGCAGGTCTCAGATGAGGAGAAGATGCAGAACTCGGATGATGATGAACGGGCCCAGCATTCTGATGAGGAGAAGATGCAGAACTCTGATGATGATGAAAGGGCCCAGCACTCTGATGAGGAGGACCAAGAGCATAAATCTGGTAGGACTAAATACAGCAGTAATGATTTGCTTCTGGTTTGATCTCTCtttattgtttcatttatatTGGCCTAAAACAATACAGACCTCAGTGTAAAGGCATTAATCATGTAGCTTTCAACAAtagtaatttttgtaatttttttttattttaaattccttttcatCTGAACCAACTTATTAAtacaaaggaattttaaaatatgtggaacaaaaattttaatttgctGAGAATAATTATGCTCCCTAGTAGAGTCTGCAAGGGGCAGTGATAGTGAAGATGAAGTTCTGCGAATGAAGCGAAAGAAACCGATTGCATCAGATTCAGAAGTGGACAGTGATACAGGACAGAAAGGTAaatggtggtggtgttttgtggggtttttggttcaTTTGCTCCTCATCTTAAACACGCCAATCATCTGCTGCAGAACTTGATAAAATTGATAGTGCTTGCTACACAGTTTAACTATAGTGCCATGGAAATAACAAAACAGCACAGCAAGAATTATGTGTGGGGAAGTACACGCTGTATTTCTGCTGATTATCTCTAGTTAGCTCCATCAGTTTTTCAGTTTCCTCCATGAGAGACAGAGCTTTTCTTTTGCGGTTGTTGTTTCACACATTTTTACTGGAAGATGTTAAGAAATGGTGCCTGTAATCAGAGCAGCCCAGAGAACTTATACTGGTTTTTGTGATGTTTAGCTGGCTGAGAAAGAGGTGTTGATACTTCTGAGAAGTAAAACCTCCAAAATGCGTAATGAAGTTGCTGTTTACATTTATTCAAGTTGTTTACTTGAGTAAAGGATGATCTTATACTCTTAATTCTTCTGTTGCCATTTTTCACCTAGTTTATCTTATTTGATAGAGCCTTTCTAGGAAGACATACCTTGAATCCTTAGCTtaaaaatacacatgaaaactgtttttcaggatAAGGGAATAATGTACGCTTCATAAACATTCTCAATTTTTAACCTTTGTAGGTAATTTTAAGTGGTAATAAAAGTGAAGGATGCGTTAATCTTTTTCTCTGTGAGTGTGCTTGCATGTAGGGGcatgtatgcacatatatgtgtattttaaaatagttttttttctgCTCAAGAGCATGCAGATGTCATGGATCTGTTTGGAGGTGCAGATGACATTTCCTCAGGGAGCGATGGAGAAGACAAGCCACCAACTCCAGGACAGCCCATTGTTAGTAGACTTGActtttgaagtaaaataattaaCATGCTATTCCAGTCTGAAATGTAGAACACTGATTGGGTttgataatattttaatgaaaggaaGAGTATCGGCATTAAGTATGCATTACAGATAATTTTGCACTAGCTAAAAGTATTATTAAAGTTTTATACATAAATGAATGCATGTGATATTGCTATCTGCCttcccccatccctgctccacCACTTCTGCCTGAAAGAAATATAATGAGTAGTTTTGATTGTGATCAggtaaaatataaaatcatagcTGTCTTTGGTACCTTAGTACAGCtatttgacaaatattttaattttgggtCTTGATGATGATACATAAAATTATGGTTTTTATCTGGGAAAAGTTGTCGCTATGTACTTTCCAGTGCTTAGCTGAAAACTGTGTGTCGGCTCCTTTGCTGTTTCCTTACTGTCTTTGGTCTCTTGAGATTGCAGTGGTATTTGAAATCACTTTAAGTGGCATGTGAAAATGCTGAATTGAAttgctttcactgaaaatgtgCAAGTTCTTTTACCCTGAGCTTTCTGACCTCTCTCTATGCATATGGATGTCATCTCTTTAAGCAAAATATGTAAGTGCTTATTAGAGCAACAGTAGCCAGATAGACTTTTTTTTCACTTATGTTCCTGTTCTCCTTTTTATCATTAGGATGAGAATGGACTGAGTCAAgaacagcaggaggaagagcctaTTCCAGAGACTAGAATAGAGGTAGAAATACCAAAAGTAAACACAGACTTGGGTAACGATTTGTATTTTGTGAAGCTGCCCAACTTCCTTAGCGTGGAGCCCAGGTAATTGTACATTAAATATGTGACTGATAAGGGTTTTTAGTGTTTCCCtatattgcttttgttttagtAATATAATTAAGTATGTTGGCCATATTTAAATAGGTTGACATTAAGATGCACACTTCTGGTTGTGATCTGTCAATAGTAGTATCTATTGTTCTTATCTAACCAAGTGCTGAGTAATTTTCTTAAGACCTTGGGTTTCAGCTTGATTGAATaactttttgtctttaaaaaacaaaacaaaaatatttcattgaaagCACATGCTATCAGTTGAATTTTAAACATAGGTTCAGGCTCTCAGAGATGTAAAAGCCAAATGCACAGGATCTTTATTCACTTTTGAGTGATAAAAACGTCATTTTGAATTTTAGAATAAGcccttttttctttgtgtgtgtgctaAATGAACTGTTTAACTATGAAGAGGCTGGTTACTCATTTTCCTACTTACCTAACCCAAGCTAAAGAAGTTTTCTGGAATTCATAAGGAGAATCAAGGTAAATTAATTATTAGAGTTGTTTGTGATGTTAGGTTTGGCCCTAATGCCTACCTTCAGCACTTCTAGCAAATTGCTGTTAAATCTGTCTCTTTAAGTGTTTTGTTAAGCAACTTTATTGCATTGTTTAACAGGTGTCTTGTGAGCTGGCAGTGTAGCATTGTTTCTGTTATATGTTAGTTAAATCATTCTTCTGGCTTTCATGCTATAGACTGTTTCAGGAAAGAACTGTTAAGAATCCGGTTAGTGGCTGTAATCAGAGAAGTCCTGGGGATCTTTGGTGGTCAGACAGGACTGGAAACAGAATTGTACAGCAGCAGAGTCTGTTTATCACTTCGTTCCCTTGCAGCAGCCCGGAACCTGTTAGGAAGGAGGCTAGGGAATGACCTTCCCCCACCT
It includes:
- the LEO1 gene encoding RNA polymerase-associated protein LEO1 isoform X1, encoding MADMEDLFGSDADSEAEQKDSDSGSESDSDQENAGSGSNASGSDSDQDDDREAIKPSNKELFGDDSEDEGASHHTGSDNHSERSYNRSEASGHSEHEDNDQSDVDQHSVSEAAHDDEEDDHGHGSDEGSHHSEGDGSEKAHSEDEKWGKEDKSDQSDDEERQQNSDDEERQQNSDDEEKVQNSDEDERPQISDDEERLQNSDEEKMQNSDDEERPQVSDEEKMQNSDDDERAQHSDEEKMQNSDDDERAQHSDEEDQEHKSVESARGSDSEDEVLRMKRKKPIASDSEVDSDTGQKEHADVMDLFGGADDISSGSDGEDKPPTPGQPIDENGLSQEQQEEEPIPETRIEVEIPKVNTDLGNDLYFVKLPNFLSVEPRPFDPQYYEDEFEDEEMLDEEGRTRLKLKVENTIRWRMRRDEEGSEIRESNARIVKWSDGSMSLHLGNEVFDVYKAPLQGDHNHLFIRQGTGLQGQAVFKTKLTFRPHSTDSATHRKMTLSLADRCSKTQKIRILPMAGRDPESQRTEMIKKEEERLRASIRRESQQRRMREKQHQRGLSANYLEPDRYDEEDEGDDAISLAAIKNRYKGGIREERARIYSSDSDEGSDEDKTQRLLKAKKLTSDEEGEPSGKRKAEDDDKASKKHKKYVISDEEEDDDD
- the LEO1 gene encoding RNA polymerase-associated protein LEO1 isoform X2 — translated: MADMEDLFGSDADSEAEQKDSDSGSESDSDQENAGSGSNASGSDSDQDDDREAIKPSNKELFGDDSEDEGASHHTGSDNHSERSYNRSEASGHSEHEDNDQSDVDQHSVSEAAHDDEEDDHGHGSDEGSHHSEGDGSEKAHSEDEKWGKEDKSDQSDDEERQQNSDDEERQQNSDDEEKVQNSDEDERPQISDDEERLQNSDEEKMQNSDDEERPQVSDEEKMQNSDDDERAQHSDEEKMQNSDDDERAQHSDEEDQEHKSESARGSDSEDEVLRMKRKKPIASDSEVDSDTGQKEHADVMDLFGGADDISSGSDGEDKPPTPGQPIDENGLSQEQQEEEPIPETRIEVEIPKVNTDLGNDLYFVKLPNFLSVEPRPFDPQYYEDEFEDEEMLDEEGRTRLKLKVENTIRWRMRRDEEGSEIRESNARIVKWSDGSMSLHLGNEVFDVYKAPLQGDHNHLFIRQGTGLQGQAVFKTKLTFRPHSTDSATHRKMTLSLADRCSKTQKIRILPMAGRDPESQRTEMIKKEEERLRASIRRESQQRRMREKQHQRGLSANYLEPDRYDEEDEGDDAISLAAIKNRYKGGIREERARIYSSDSDEGSDEDKTQRLLKAKKLTSDEEGEPSGKRKAEDDDKASKKHKKYVISDEEEDDDD
- the LEO1 gene encoding RNA polymerase-associated protein LEO1 isoform X3, which codes for MADMEDLFGSDADSEAEQKDSDSGSESDSDQENAGSGSNASGSDSDQDDDREAIKPSNKELFGDDSEDEGASHHTGSDNHSERSYNRSEASGHSEHEDNDQSDVDQHSVSEAAHDDEEDDHGHGSDEGSHHSEGDGSEKAHSEDEKWGKEDKSDQSDDEERQQNSDDEERQQNSDDEEKVQNSDEDERPQISDDEERLQNSDEEKMQNSDDEERPQVSDEEKMQNSDDDERAQHSDEEKMQNSDDDERAQHSDEEDQEHKSESARGSDSEDEVLRMKRKKPIASDSEVDSDTGQKEHADVMDLFGGADDISSGSDGEDKPPTPGQPIDENGLSQEQQEEEPIPETRIEVEIPKVNTDLGNDLYFVKLPNFLSVEPRPFDPQYYEDEFEDEEMLDEEGRTRLKLKVENTIRWRMRRDEEGSEIRESNARIVKWSDGSMSLHLGNEVFDVYKAPLQGDHNHLFIRQGTGLQGQAVFKTKLTFRPHSTDSATHRKMTLSLADRCSKTQKIRILPMAGRDPESQRTEMIKKEEERLRASIRRESQQRRMREKQHQRGLSANYLEPDRYDEEDEGDDAISLAAIKNRYKGGIREERARIYSSDSDEGSDEDKTQRLLKAKKLTSDEVNLLEREKPRMMIKQVRNIRNM